The genomic DNA aagtggcatttatgtccacttagaatgctctataaaggcttggaTTGATGTTTTATACTCAaattatttgtgtttttgatgtatttttggtagtgttttgcatttcaggcatatatACGGGAACGAGGTGATTTAACATTGCTTTGATGCAAAAATGGTGTTAGGAAGATGTCGTGAAGATTTCTCGTGGAAAGCCATCAAGAACCAGCAAAATAAAGAAGgcaaataattttttttccaaAAGGTCAGCGCGACCGCGTCGAAGATGCAGAAGGACAGCGCGCCCGCActgatgaagcgcgcggccgcaccgTGTCGGAATTCCAGAATTCTGTTTCAATTAGAAGATCGTTATCTGGGCTTCTGGCTTAATTGGTCTGCTATTTAAAGACAActtaaagacgtttttcataacggagcttaaggagaagataGCGAGAAGAACTATagcacaaatacaaccaaggcgaagaagatctagtttattcttgtgattctttgttttaagttgtaatcttggatgctcgtttcttgttttgttgaacctaatactcttgtttaacgtactttcTTTATTATTCGTTTTATAAAGACCTagttattataccatgctttcatgggaacccatggtgacgatgagttcggttataaACTAATCATTGtcgtggggttctagcgaatttacttatggatttcaatagttaatatgttttgataccttagtgtgtggtaattgtatgatatcctagtattggttgtgcttatttatcttatgagtgtcgcaaacttataagagagtgtgttaatctctaatgaagcgacagtgactttagaggtttagaacttgtcatgctagcataggttcatgtatttgttatgcatgattcataggtaaatttaatcatcttacttgccttatgtaatcatgatagataacttgcataTTAAACGGTTATGTTTTCAAATgctatagacatatagggtctcaacataattggtgtctattcagcttctatcttttttgtggatgtctggtagtagggtattcgtataacgaaagttggcgcttagtagtttcgtgttgtctgattagtgtcatcaccattgcatgctaaagATAAGAACAAAAATgatattgaatgaagtagtaatgaagttggaatcccatgtttgtgttatataagtaagtcaaccttttaatctcttagttaattgtgtgttagttaataatcttagttataaataaaatcaaattatTATCATCTTGGCATTGAATAATAATAATCATACCATTGTTGAATAAGTACATTaatgaaattaacctaaaccggtctttgtgggaatgaactagaaataattctatattacttgcgatcacgtatacttgcgatcacgtatacttgcgtgaatattagcgcatgttttcgtcCTAACATACACCTAACCCTTTAGCCTATGAAGATTACTTTTCCTTTGAAGACACTATTGCTACAGAAATGCCAACTGATAATGATGGTGACACAACAGTTGAGTCAACACAAACAAACACCCAAGGAGATACATGTAATGGAAATGCTAAGCCTTTACGTCGTTCTTATAGACCACATAAATTACCACCTTGGCACAAAGATTATCATACATCTTCCTCTCACATCACAAACATGGCTGATACCTCGATCAACTCAAACTTTTCtctttttttatcgtaggtaacccgcagccacTACCCTTCAGGTGCgtactgggtaaaccctacgggcccacgcaatagcctgcaaattacgtgaaccaaggtaaaccgcatttaagcgacatgctctggctcaggaggcgtaatcataaattctcctcctaTGGGATTCGAACCtatgaccaagaggatagttatcccctctttaaccaactgagccaacccttacGGTCAACTCAAACTTTACTTGCTTCCTCACCAAATTGACTACAACCTATGATCCAATATATTTCAAAGATGCAGTACAACATGACCACTGGGTCAAAACTATGAATAAAGAACTCGAGGTAGTTGAACAAAACAACACCTGGATTATCACTTCTTTGCCCCCTGGACAGCGTGCTATTGGCTCAAAGTGGTTGTATAATACTAAATTCAATCGGGATGGCACTATATTTAAGCATAAAGCTCGTCTTGTGATACTAGGCTGCAAACAGAAACATGGCTTGGACTACCATGAAACCTTCGCTCCAGTAGCGAAGATGACAACAGTACGCACTCTTCTCGTAATTGTTGCAATGCAGGAATGGCAAACTGACCAGATGGATGTTATGAACGCCTTTCTGCACGGGGATCTACTTGAAACTATATACATGTCACTTCCTCAAGGGTATACTAATCTTGGTAGTCGTATTTTCCATCATCAGCAGCTAGACACAAATCGAAGCTCCTCACAAAATTTAGTGTGCATGTTGAAGAAATCACTTTATGGTCTTCGATAGTCCCCACGATTATGGTTTACAAAGTTCTCCTCCATTATTCAGCAAATGGGCTTCATTCAATCCAAAGCTGACTACAGTTTGTTTCACCTTCGCTCAATCTCAGACATAACAATAATCCTTGTGTATGTCGACGATCTGCTGCTATGTGGAAACAAAAAGACCATTATCGATGATATAAAGTTGATGCTGTCAAAATCATTCAACATGAAAGTCCTTGGACCCATAAATTATTTTTTGGGAATTTAAATACACAGATCTTCAGAAGGTTTTTTCCTCTCTCAACGTAAATATGCTACAGACATCCTACAAGAGTTTGGAATGCTTCATGTTACACCCTTGCAGCTTCCAATAGATATTAAGCTGAAACTTACTGCTGGGATGGGGGATCCTTTGCCAAACATCACCTTATACCAGAGACTCACGGGTAAGCTTATTTATCTCACAATAACGAGGTCTGACATTGCCTTTTCTGTGCAAATTCTAACTCAGTTCATGCAACACCCAACCACTGTTCACATGTAAAATGCAAAAAGACTGTTGAGGTATATATGTGGCACAATTACTCGGGGTATTCTCTTGACAACGACAAACTTGCACAGCTGACAGCCTACTGTGACAGCGAATGGGCAGGATGCGTCGCCACTCGCAAGTCAACAGTTGGCTATTGTATTTTTTTGGGGGACTCGCCTATATCTTGGAAAACCAAAAAACAGACTGTTGTTGCAAGATCTTCGGCCGAAGCCGAATCTCGAGCTATGGCTCTCACGGCTTGTGAAGTATCGTGGCTGTCTACACTGCTCCTTGATCTTGGTCTCAAACACTTTCCTCCTCCTGCTGTAATGAAATGTGATATTCAAGCAGTCATCGCTATTGCTGCTAACCCAGTTCTGCACGAGCGCACAAAGCATGTTGATATCGACTGTCACTTCATTTGAGACCAAGTACAATCTGGGAAAATTATCACTAAACATGTCACTTCTTCCAACCAAGTTGCAAGTTGCAAGTTGCAGATATAATGACAAAGATCCTCCCAGTCAAGCTGCAGCAATCTCATGTCGACAAGCTGGGAGCTACACCAAGTTCTCACTCGGGGGAGTATTAAGAGAAAATTACATTTTCATATTTTGACACTGCAGGCCTACTAGTTACCATGTGGTGTCATGTAGTATAATAATTTTGTTATCTTTTATTCCCGTTTGATTGCCCTCATATGTTTGACGTGGCAGGTTGTTATTTATTTTTGTCCTTTTGCACTCTATTTATAGGTTCATGTCTGGTAAAGAGAACACAGACTGAATTATTATTCTCTTCTGCAAGAATACAACATCCCCTTTTTCCTGAGCGGGTGTAATGGTGTCTTTTACGTATTAAACTGTTTTCGGTCTTTAATGTACCTTAAACTACCTGAAAAAGTTAAAGTGGACAAGAGACGAAGGGAGCAGTAAATACAAACTGATAGTTGGAAACTATTTGCATGCTTATTGAAGAGCCACTTGAAACAAGTAAATAGTGAAGCGGAGATCATAAAATTATTTGTGCGGCGCCCTCGGGGTAAGATACATATATAAGTGTTTGACCCAGATAAAAGAGATTCAGCCGAGTTATACAATATTTCAAGCATAATACAATCTAATATGTATCACTTGCTCTGCAAGATGAAAGTTTGTTGTAAGAACAGAAGCTCATCCTTTAGCAGTTGCAGTTACTTCATCATTATGTGGACACTGGGAGTGGACGAAACCCGTGTTGAAGGGTAGCTTTCCAAATTTTGTCGATGCTAAACATCATGTTGCCACATTCATGCACATTCCATCCTTCCAATGCATGCACTATTCCAGCAATACGCCATGCACTCATCACCCTTCTTGGCAACCAATTCTGTCACATAAAAGTTATAGCAGACCGGTTAGACAGCAGACCTTTATAAATCAAGTTATCGACACAGTGAATATCAAGTTGAGAAAACGAAACTAATCAAATCTGTTATCTAATTATTTTTCAAGAATTATTGCAGGAGCTAGTGCTGTCTAGTCAAGTTTCCACCCGGATGGACATTTTGCTTCACAGGTATTTCCCTTTAATCCACCATCAAACAAATTTGCTTTGTAAAACCTTGGTCACTAAGGTTTGGTAATTGGATTTGTGAAATGCAGACCTCATCATGTTCTTTACTGAACTTTGAGGGTCATTGTGTCTAACCAATGCCAAACTTTAGAGTTAAATTGATCAGATAACCTTACATTTTAATAATTTTCTTTAAGATAACCAAATCAGATTTGATTTTTGAGGGTATAACTATAAAATTATGCATACTAGTGTAATCGAAATACTTGAACCTAAAAATAACTTCCTAGCTCAGATATGAGAAGATGATATTATTGAAATGACAACTTCTCACCTCACAAGAGTCTAGATTCTGGAGATCCCTTGGAGCAGACATTGCAGGAGTATTGCAGTAAAAGCAATCTTTGCGCGATTTCTTTGGAGGAAACTGAGAGAAAGGGATGAGTAATGTTCCCTTTGATGCCTTCATCTGTTGTATTTTTCCCAGTCCATCTCCCACTAACCATACCTACAAATTTTAAACCGCAAAACCAAAACAATTCCATTACTTACAGTCTACAGATCATCGTAATAAACAACTATTTTTTTTGCTAGTTAACAACTTCATTTATATTTCTAATAATTATGTGCAGGACACAATTACCTGTTGAGAATAACTATCCGAAAGGACTAGATTGTTTCGAGTCTCAGAATCGCATGTTTCTTTAAGCCTTGTATATTCATATTCGCACGAAATGAATACCTGGTGCAGGAGCAATTTCAATTAGTGTTGGAGTATAAAGAAATCATTGCCTCCCTAActataaaaataaaattgaactaaaaaatatattagaatagTATAACTATGTGCCTTCATTCTGTTGTAATTGTCACTTACCTGAACACCTCTTCGACACAAAGCAATGGCAATGGAATTGGAGACCTTGGATAACTTTCCTTTAATGGCGACTTGGGTTGTTCCCTTTGGAATGCAATTAAGAACAACAGCAACTGCTAAGCTACTCCCATCAACTAACTTCACTTTAAGCTGGGGATGCCTTCGTATTATAAACAGTTCACCGTTGCAGTTCATCTCCTCTCCCTACAATGTATTTACGTAAATATCTACACGTGTTATCATGGTTTCAGTAAATCCACATCATAAAAGCTAACTAATCTTTGCGAACCAGAGTATAtacaatttaaaatttaattgaCTAAAGTATTGTTCTTGAAACATATAGTAGTAGTACTTAAATTATAAATGATGAACAGAAATTAGAACTCGCCTGATTGAGAAGCCCTAAAGTTAACACCATGGTTCCTTTTTTCTCAGCTTTAACCATAGCTTCTTCAATCAAACAATTGATACTCTCTCTTTGCTTGGGTGTAGTGTACTGTAATAAGCATATCGAAGCATTATTCAAATTAACTTTCAATATATTTATTATGTCTCTCTGCCAATgaaataaatacagcaattaacATACTTGTATGGTGTATCTTGGAATAGCCCATGTCTGCAAGTTCAAAGTTTTGAATATATTTCTCTCCACAACAAAAGTATGACCATAAAACCAAGTAACAATCATAGACCACAATGTCACAGGCCACATCAACCACAAGTACCACTGTGAAGTGCTCTGGGGTTTTGATGCTAAAGAGGCAAATCCAAGTCGAAGATGATAGATAGATTCTGGTGTGGTTAGATGTGTCAAATGTACCACATTTGCAGACTCCTCCTCTCTTTTTAGTGAAGTTTCATACAATGTGTCTGTAGATTTGTCCATGGTCCCGTACATATAGTCGTAGAAAGGCATGAAAAGCGAGTAATTTGTTCGGAATTGTGTGTGATGCAGAGAATGGTACCTATTCAAGAAGAATCAACATACATTCTCAAGTAGGTAATTACAACTTAGTCAATCATCACAACTCATTATAAATGAAAAAAATGTGCTAGATGTATATACTACGATTTTTAAAACATGTATGCTAGATTTTGAAATATGAGTTTTTACATCAGGAACAAGCTGAATAAATACATATTGTGCAAGTTCAAGTGTCACTTGAAGAACACTAACATAGTATCTTGTACTACCTCTGGTCTACTGTTTTAGAAAAAGAGCGTTAGTTCGGCAGTAATTAGGAATCAAATTATAAAGCATGATATGGATGTCGAGCAATATTGTCTGGTTATGTTGTTTAAAACAGCTGTAAATATCTAGAACTATGTTATGAATCGGCTAGTTAGCTGGAATTACCTTTGCTCACTTGAATATTTTTGTATATTGCTTCCAACATCAACAATTATCATGGCTAGATGGAATTTATGATTTGGTAGAATACTCAATATGTTTAGCCACACAGAGAGGAAAGGGAGACGTACGTGGGTGTATACATGATGTACTTGAGAGGAGGAAAGATGGAGAACAGCTCTGCAGGGATAAGCTCAAAGTTGCAGTGTCCCAAGTTGTTCATAAAGTCCACAAAGGTTATGTAAGTGAAGAATAAAACAACAGAGCCAGTCCCGGTCAGGACCGCAGTCATCAGTGGTATTGCAAACAGCATAAAGTACGATATATGTTCTGCAAATGGATGAACAACAGCTGCATGCATATTTTTTATGTTAGATTATTTTTATCGCAGTTAATTTTTATGCGTCTAGAGTATAATACTATGGTAGAATATAGTTGATACAAGTATACAAAATATGCATGGTGAGCTGAATTTCAGTATTCTGCATGCTACCATTACATGCATATTAAGATTCCTGAGAAAGACCTTGTTCATAGAGgtagagggagggagggagagagagagagagagagagagagagttacaTGTAATAGGCTCAGTAACAATAGAGGAATGATGATGAGAATGATAGCGAGAATAGAGGTAGTGGTGGTGTAAAGCTCTGTGAAGCCAGTAGTAGATGAATTCAACAGGTCCAACATGAAGCAAAATTGTTATAAAAACACCCTCAGTTCTCCACAAAGGCAGATTTGACGCTCCTTCCATTGTCAAGTTTACCAAATAATACAGTATCCCAGTAAACAGAATTTGGTCATCCCTGTTCCAAATATCCAATGTTACTATATAATAATAACTAAGGGAAATTGTTTGTAACTACGTGATACATGGACAGGGACTCTAAAGGTCAGTTCTAGCTGGCGAAAACAAGACTCTGTGACAAAATAATTAATTGATTCTAAAACAAAATTACCAGTTTCTCTCTCGATCAACCTGCTCGAATTCAATAGTTTTATCAACAATTCTGTTGTTGCCTTTGGCAGTTCTGTAACGAGAAAGGGAAATCCAAATCTGGTTGTGAAGCATCCTCCACAGGAGAAAGGGGAAAATCATAAAGTTGGCCAGGTCTCTTTCACTCTCATCCTTGGTTATGTATGAGTAGATGCTGTGAACCACAAACGGTGCCAAAACTACGTACTGcaaattttatttcatatcaaataTCAAGAACAGAACACCTTAGTCATATTCATGTCAAACACATCCTGCAATTACATGCATCATCACATATTTACACTTAATGTATTCAGTAAGCGCGCATACACACACATGCACAAAGAAAATATAACCTTGTAGCTTCCAAGGGGTGTCCATGGCCAGTCAGTGAGAATGCCTGGGTTACTAGCCATTTCTTTTTCTtcctcttttctttttttttttttgctttctCTATTGTTCAACACTGTGACTTGTGAACACTTGGAAATAACCAAGGAAGCTTTATATTATTCATAGATCACACATGGCGTGAATAAATATTTACAGCGCACCGAAAATTAAATTTACTTACCAACTCCACACAACTACCTTGTACTCTATTGAGTAAAGCATTGAACACAAGCTTGGTACAGCAGACCTCTACAGGTGCAACTTTTTCGGGGTTCTGGTAGTAACTGCTTAAAAAGGTAGAGTCATTCAATACAAGAATGATACTACTAGTTGCGTGTGTGTTATTTATAGATATATAGATATTCAATTGCATGATTATACTAATGTACTTGGGTACAGATGATAAGGTCATCTCCTTTGTTGTGTTCCCTTTTTTCAGCTTAATTATTGAGTCATGATTATCCCATTTTAGGAACAATGCTGCGTGTTAACTTATAAGACTATGTATTCGGAGCTGGATTAGAGTCAGCTTCAGCCTGATTCCGCCATTACTAGGATTCACAATCACCACTGGAGTTCATTAACATAAGTCATGTAGATCATGATTCAGGACGGTCCTCCGAGCAGGGACCCCCGTTCCTGTCTTTCTCTTTACTTCACCGGTACTTTGTGAAAATGTACATATGTATTAAATACATTTGAAAACATCAATTTTTAGTACAACTTTGCCATTATTTTACATAGGAAAGGGTACTTGCATTGTACTGATCTGCCCGACTTTGTTTAGGTGTCTtgtaattggaattttgtgttgCTCATGCTCCCGTAATTGTAAATAAGAACAAGGAAACCGTGCCGGAAAAGTTATCTATAGAAGCATCAATAACAGCTTTTGAAATGCGGCGTTTATTATAGTCAGCACTGCATGTGTTATGGACTTGATGGTTCATGCTTAGTGTTGTTGTTAAACTCAGTGTGAAACATTGTAATGCTAC from Apium graveolens cultivar Ventura chromosome 5, ASM990537v1, whole genome shotgun sequence includes the following:
- the LOC141724264 gene encoding very-long-chain aldehyde decarbonylase CER1-like; the protein is MASNPGILTDWPWTPLGSYKYVVLAPFVVHSIYSYITKDESERDLANFMIFPFLLWRMLHNQIWISLSRYRTAKGNNRIVDKTIEFEQVDRERNWDDQILFTGILYYLVNLTMEGASNLPLWRTEGVFITILLHVGPVEFIYYWLHRALHHHYLYSRYHSHHHSSIVTEPITSVVHPFAEHISYFMLFAIPLMTAVLTGTGSVVLFFTYITFVDFMNNLGHCNFELIPAELFSIFPPLKYIMYTPTYHSLHHTQFRTNYSLFMPFYDYMYGTMDKSTDTLYETSLKREEESANVVHLTHLTTPESIYHLRLGFASLASKPQSTSQWYLWLMWPVTLWSMIVTWFYGHTFVVERNIFKTLNLQTWAIPRYTIQYTTPKQRESINCLIEEAMVKAEKKGTMVLTLGLLNQGEEMNCNGELFIIRRHPQLKVKLVDGSSLAVAVVLNCIPKGTTQVAIKGKLSKVSNSIAIALCRRGVQVFISCEYEYTRLKETCDSETRNNLVLSDSYSQQVWLVGDGLGKIQQMKASKGTLLIPFSQFPPKKSRKDCFYCNTPAMSAPRDLQNLDSCENWLPRRVMSAWRIAGIVHALEGWNVHECGNMMFSIDKIWKATLQHGFRPLPVST